A single Pseudomonas putida DNA region contains:
- the mutM gene encoding bifunctional DNA-formamidopyrimidine glycosylase/DNA-(apurinic or apyrimidinic site) lyase has product MPELPEVETTRRGIAPHLEGQRVSRVVVRDRRLRWPIPEDLDVRLSGQRIVSVERRAKYLLINAEVGTLISHLGMSGNLRLVELGLPAAKHEHVDIELESGLMLRYTDPRRFGAMLWSLDPFNHELLLRLGPEPLTDLFDGERLFQLSRGRSMAVKPFIMDNAVVVGVGNIYATEALFAAGIDPRREAGGISRARYLKLAIEIKRILAAAIEQGGTTLRDFIGGDGQPGYFQQELFVYGRGGQPCKLCGTALREVKLGQRASVFCPRCQR; this is encoded by the coding sequence ATGCCGGAATTACCTGAAGTCGAAACCACACGACGCGGAATAGCGCCGCACCTGGAAGGCCAGCGCGTCAGCCGCGTGGTGGTGCGTGACCGGCGCCTGCGCTGGCCGATCCCCGAGGACCTCGATGTGCGCCTGTCCGGGCAGCGCATCGTTAGCGTCGAGCGGCGGGCCAAGTACCTGTTGATCAACGCCGAGGTCGGTACCTTGATCAGTCATCTGGGCATGTCGGGCAACCTGCGCCTGGTGGAGTTGGGCTTGCCAGCGGCCAAGCACGAACATGTCGACATCGAGCTGGAATCGGGGCTGATGCTGCGTTACACCGACCCACGGCGGTTCGGCGCCATGCTCTGGAGCCTCGACCCGTTCAACCACGAACTGCTGTTGCGCCTGGGGCCGGAGCCGCTGACCGACCTGTTCGACGGTGAACGGTTGTTCCAGCTGTCGCGCGGGCGCTCGATGGCGGTCAAGCCCTTCATCATGGACAACGCGGTGGTGGTGGGGGTGGGCAACATCTACGCGACCGAGGCGCTGTTCGCTGCAGGAATCGACCCACGCCGCGAGGCGGGCGGGATTTCCCGGGCGCGTTATCTGAAACTGGCGATCGAGATCAAACGGATACTGGCGGCGGCCATCGAGCAGGGCGGGACGACCTTGCGTGATTTCATCGGCGGCGACGGGCAGCCGGGGTACTTCCAGCAGGAATTGTTCGTCTACGGGCGAGGCGGTCAGCCGTGCAAGCTGTGTGGCACGGCCCTGCGCGAGGTGAAGCTAGGGCAGCGGGCGAGCGTGTTCTGCCCGCGCTGCCAGCGTTAG
- a CDS encoding HDOD domain-containing protein: MPPQPQIMVDLQFEQYMPDPDLDTIAKLISQDPGLAGALLKLVNSPHFGLANKIGSIQRAVNLLGSRSIINLINAQSIKGEMTDETIVTLNRFWDTAQDVAMTCLTLAKRTGIQAADEAYTLGLFHDCGVPLMLKRFPEYMQVLEDAYAKTGEETRVVDTENRAFNTNHSVVGYFTAKSWRLPEHISAAIANHHNALAIFREDSSRNTQSQLKNLLAVLKMAEHICASYRVLGNQSVDHEWRVVGPLVLDYIGLSDYDFENLKQNIRELGGH, translated from the coding sequence ATTCCGCCGCAACCGCAGATCATGGTCGACCTGCAGTTCGAGCAGTACATGCCCGACCCGGACCTGGACACCATCGCCAAGCTGATTTCCCAGGACCCGGGTCTGGCCGGTGCCTTGCTCAAGCTGGTCAACTCGCCGCATTTCGGCCTGGCGAACAAGATCGGCTCGATCCAGCGCGCGGTGAACCTGCTGGGCAGCCGTTCGATCATCAATCTGATCAATGCGCAGTCGATCAAGGGCGAGATGACCGACGAGACCATCGTCACCCTCAACCGCTTCTGGGACACCGCTCAGGACGTGGCCATGACTTGCCTGACCCTGGCCAAGCGCACGGGTATCCAGGCTGCTGACGAAGCCTACACCCTCGGCCTGTTCCACGACTGCGGCGTGCCGCTGATGCTCAAGCGCTTCCCCGAGTACATGCAGGTACTGGAAGATGCTTACGCCAAGACCGGTGAGGAAACCCGCGTGGTCGATACCGAGAACCGCGCCTTCAACACCAACCATTCTGTGGTTGGCTACTTCACGGCCAAGTCCTGGCGCCTGCCGGAGCACATCAGCGCGGCCATCGCCAACCACCACAATGCCCTGGCGATCTTCCGCGAGGACTCGTCGCGCAATACCCAGAGCCAGTTGAAGAACCTGCTGGCCGTGCTGAAGATGGCAGAGCACATCTGCGCCTCGTACCGTGTGCTGGGCAACCAGAGCGTCGACCACGAGTGGCGTGTGGTCGGCCCCCTGGTGCTGGACTATATCGGCTTGTCGGATTACGACTTCGAGAACCTGAAACAGAACATTCGCGAGCTGGGCGGGCACTGA
- a CDS encoding class I SAM-dependent rRNA methyltransferase produces the protein MSLPSLRLKANADRRLRAGHLWVYSNEVDVSATPLQGFQAGQQAVLEAANGKPLGIVALSPNNLICARLLSRDIKLPLDKSLLVHRLNVALSLRERLFDKPCYRLVYGDSDLLPGLVVDRFFDILVVQLASATMEAHKDDVIAALIQVLKPSGILFKNDSAARDAEGLQRYVETVYGEVPDWVPLEENGVKFEAPVREGQKTGWFYDHRMNRARLAPYVKGKRVLDLFSYIGGWGVQAGAFGASEVFCVDASGFALDGVERNAALNGISEKLTCIEGDVFEALRELKAAEERFDVIIADPPAFIKRKKDLKNGEAAYRRLNEQAMRMLNKDGILVSASCSMHLPEDDLNNILLTSARHLDRNLQLLERGGQGPDHPVHPAIAETRYIKSITCRLLPNS, from the coding sequence ATGTCCCTGCCCAGCCTTCGCCTCAAAGCCAATGCCGACCGCCGCCTGCGCGCCGGCCACCTGTGGGTCTACAGCAACGAAGTCGACGTCTCTGCGACCCCGCTGCAAGGCTTCCAGGCCGGCCAGCAGGCAGTGCTCGAAGCTGCCAACGGCAAGCCGCTGGGTATCGTCGCACTGAGCCCGAACAACCTGATCTGCGCCCGCCTGCTGTCGCGTGACATCAAGCTGCCGCTGGACAAGTCGTTGCTGGTGCACCGCCTGAACGTGGCCTTGTCCCTACGCGAGCGCCTGTTCGACAAGCCGTGCTACCGCCTGGTGTACGGCGATTCCGACCTGCTGCCGGGCCTGGTGGTAGACCGCTTCTTCGACATCCTCGTAGTGCAACTGGCCTCGGCCACCATGGAAGCGCACAAGGATGACGTGATTGCCGCCCTGATTCAGGTGCTCAAGCCCAGCGGCATTCTGTTCAAGAACGACTCCGCCGCCCGCGACGCCGAAGGCCTGCAGCGCTACGTCGAAACCGTCTACGGCGAAGTGCCGGACTGGGTCCCGCTGGAAGAAAACGGCGTCAAGTTCGAAGCCCCGGTACGCGAAGGCCAGAAGACCGGCTGGTTCTACGACCACCGCATGAACCGCGCGCGCCTGGCTCCCTACGTCAAAGGCAAGCGCGTGCTCGACCTGTTCAGCTACATCGGTGGCTGGGGCGTGCAGGCCGGCGCATTCGGCGCCAGCGAAGTGTTCTGCGTCGATGCGTCGGGCTTTGCCCTGGATGGTGTCGAGCGTAACGCTGCGCTGAACGGCATCAGCGAGAAGCTGACCTGCATTGAAGGCGACGTGTTCGAGGCCCTGCGCGAGCTCAAGGCCGCCGAAGAACGCTTCGACGTGATCATTGCCGACCCACCCGCCTTCATCAAGCGCAAGAAGGACCTGAAAAATGGCGAAGCGGCTTATCGCCGTCTCAACGAACAGGCCATGCGCATGCTAAACAAGGACGGCATCCTGGTCAGCGCCTCGTGCTCGATGCACCTGCCCGAGGACGACTTGAACAACATCCTGCTGACCAGCGCCCGCCACCTGGACCGCAACCTGCAGTTGCTCGAACGCGGCGGCCAGGGCCCGGACCACCCAGTGCACCCGGCAATCGCCGAAACCCGCTACATCAAGAGCATCACCTGCCGCTTGCTGCCAAACAGCTGA
- a CDS encoding magnesium transporter has translation MYSVCTNCIRCKQPLSHGQTSEALDKLRQEATEDFHKGASITNHVGNLRNATVGLLYRKRVLWLVLLVFGNLFSGAGIAAFEETIAAHIVLVFFLPLLVDSGGNAGAQSATLMVRGLATGEVVMGEWMRMLARECGVALALGGTMALAVASLGALRGGADIALIVASSMLVIVLLGSLIGMSLPFMFTKLKIDPATASGPLVTSIADAAGVLVYFGIASYVLDI, from the coding sequence ATGTACTCTGTCTGCACAAACTGCATCCGCTGCAAACAACCGCTCTCGCACGGCCAGACCAGCGAAGCGCTGGATAAACTGCGCCAGGAGGCGACCGAAGACTTCCACAAAGGTGCATCGATCACCAATCACGTCGGTAACCTGCGCAATGCCACTGTCGGCCTGCTGTACCGCAAGCGGGTTCTGTGGCTGGTGCTGCTGGTGTTCGGCAATCTGTTTTCCGGCGCTGGCATCGCCGCCTTTGAAGAAACCATCGCCGCGCATATCGTGCTGGTGTTCTTCCTGCCGTTGCTGGTGGACAGCGGGGGGAATGCCGGGGCGCAGTCCGCAACCCTGATGGTACGGGGCCTGGCAACGGGCGAGGTGGTCATGGGCGAATGGATGCGCATGCTGGCACGTGAGTGTGGTGTGGCACTGGCGCTGGGCGGCACCATGGCGCTGGCGGTGGCATCGCTGGGTGCGTTACGGGGTGGGGCGGATATTGCGCTGATCGTTGCCAGCAGCATGTTGGTGATCGTTTTGCTGGGCAGCCTGATCGGCATGAGCCTGCCGTTCATGTTCACCAAGCTAAAGATCGACCCGGCGACGGCCAGTGGGCCGCTGGTGACCTCGATCGCCGATGCGGCGGGGGTGCTGGTGTATTTCGGGATCGCGTCGTACGTGCTGGATATCTGA
- the ilvD gene encoding dihydroxy-acid dehydratase has translation MPDYRSKTSTQGRNMAGARALWRATGMKDEDFKKPIIAIANSFTQFVPGHVHLKDLGQLVAREIERAGGVAKEFNTIAVDDGIAMGHDGMLYSLPSREIIADAVEYMVNAHCADAIVCISNCDKITPGMLMAALRLNIPVIFVSGGPMEAGKTKLASHGLDLVDAMVIAADSTASDEKVAEYERSACPTCGSCSGMFTANSMNCLTEALGLALPGNGSTLATHSDREQLFLTAGRTIVELCKRYYQENDESVLPRSIANFKAFENAMMLDIAMGGSTNTILHLLAAAQEGEVEFDLRDIDRLSRKVPQLCKVAPNIQKYHMEDVHRAGGIFSILGSLARGGLLHTDLPTVHSRSMEEAIAKWDITQTDDEAVHTFFKAGPAGIPTQTAFSQSTRWETLDDDRENGCIRSFEHAYSQEGGLAVLYGNIALDGCVVKTAGVDESIHVFEGTAKIFESQDSAVRGILADEVKAGDIVIIRYEGPKGGPGMQEMLYPTSYLKSKGLGKACALLTDGRFSGGTSGLSIGHASPEAAAGGAIGLVRDGDKVLIDIPNRSINLLVSDEELAHRRIEQDKKGWKPVEVRPRKVTTALKAYALLATSADKGAVRNKAMLEGL, from the coding sequence ATGCCTGATTATCGTTCCAAGACTTCCACCCAAGGCCGCAACATGGCCGGCGCCCGTGCCCTGTGGCGCGCCACCGGGATGAAGGACGAAGACTTCAAGAAACCGATCATCGCCATCGCCAACTCGTTCACCCAGTTCGTCCCGGGCCACGTGCACCTGAAGGACCTGGGCCAGCTGGTCGCCCGCGAAATCGAACGCGCCGGTGGCGTGGCCAAGGAATTCAACACCATCGCAGTCGATGACGGCATCGCCATGGGCCACGACGGCATGCTGTACTCGCTGCCCAGCCGCGAAATCATCGCCGACGCCGTCGAGTACATGGTCAACGCCCACTGCGCCGACGCCATCGTCTGCATCTCCAACTGCGACAAGATCACCCCCGGCATGCTGATGGCCGCCCTGCGCCTGAACATCCCGGTGATCTTCGTTTCCGGCGGCCCGATGGAAGCCGGCAAGACCAAGCTGGCCAGCCACGGCCTGGACCTGGTCGACGCCATGGTCATCGCCGCCGACTCCACGGCCTCCGACGAGAAGGTCGCCGAGTACGAGCGCAGCGCTTGCCCGACTTGCGGTTCGTGCTCCGGCATGTTCACCGCCAACTCGATGAACTGCCTGACCGAAGCCTTGGGCCTCGCCCTGCCGGGTAACGGTTCGACCCTGGCCACCCACTCCGACCGCGAGCAGCTGTTCCTCACCGCCGGCCGCACCATCGTCGAGCTGTGCAAGCGCTACTACCAGGAGAACGACGAGTCGGTGCTGCCGCGCAGCATCGCCAACTTCAAGGCGTTCGAGAACGCCATGATGCTCGACATCGCCATGGGCGGCTCGACCAATACCATCCTGCACCTGCTGGCGGCAGCCCAGGAAGGTGAAGTCGAGTTCGACCTGCGCGACATCGACCGCCTGTCGCGCAAAGTGCCGCAGCTGTGCAAGGTGGCGCCGAACATCCAGAAGTACCACATGGAAGACGTGCACCGCGCCGGCGGCATCTTCAGCATCCTCGGTTCGCTGGCCCGCGGCGGCCTGCTGCATACCGACCTGCCGACCGTGCACAGCCGCAGCATGGAAGAAGCCATCGCCAAGTGGGACATCACCCAGACCGATGACGAAGCTGTGCACACCTTCTTCAAGGCAGGCCCGGCCGGCATCCCGACCCAGACCGCATTCAGCCAGTCTACCCGTTGGGAAACCCTCGACGACGACCGTGAAAACGGCTGTATCCGCAGCTTCGAGCACGCCTACTCGCAAGAAGGCGGCCTGGCTGTGCTGTACGGCAACATCGCCCTGGACGGCTGCGTGGTGAAAACCGCTGGCGTCGACGAGTCGATCCACGTGTTCGAGGGCACCGCGAAGATCTTCGAGAGCCAGGACAGCGCCGTGCGCGGCATCCTCGCCGACGAAGTGAAGGCCGGCGACATCGTGATCATCCGTTACGAAGGCCCGAAAGGCGGCCCGGGCATGCAAGAGATGCTCTACCCGACCTCGTACCTGAAGTCCAAGGGCCTAGGCAAGGCTTGTGCCCTGCTCACCGACGGCCGCTTCTCGGGCGGCACTTCGGGCCTGTCGATCGGCCACGCCTCGCCTGAAGCGGCCGCTGGCGGCGCCATCGGCCTGGTGCGCGACGGCGACAAAGTGCTGATCGACATCCCGAACCGTTCGATCAACCTGCTGGTCAGCGACGAAGAGCTGGCTCACCGCCGCATCGAGCAGGACAAGAAAGGCTGGAAGCCGGTTGAAGTACGTCCACGCAAGGTGACCACCGCGCTGAAGGCCTACGCCCTGCTGGCGACCAGTGCCGACAAGGGTGCTGTGCGTAACAAGGCAATGCTCGAAGGGCTGTGA
- a CDS encoding phosphorylcholine phosphatase, translating to MKFTPKALALGLSLLFSVESFAVELKHWPADAARQLDAMIAANAHKGNYAVFDMDNTSYRYDLEEALLPFMENKGLLTRDKLDPSLKLIPFKDTAGHKESLFSYYYRLCEIDDMVCYPWVAQVFAGFTLKELKAQVDELMASAKPIPSTYFEGDQLKSIEVQPPKVFTGQAELYNKLMENGIEVYVISAASEELVRMVASDPKYGYNVKPQNVIGVSLLLKDRANGQLTTARKQIAAGHYDAKANDGLELTPYLWTPATWMAGKQAAILTYIDEWKKPVLVGGDTPTSDGYMQFHGVDVSKGGIHLWINRKAKYMDQLNGMIAKHAAAQAKEGLPVTADKNWVIVTPEQIQ from the coding sequence ATGAAGTTCACTCCGAAAGCCCTCGCCCTTGGCTTGTCGCTGTTGTTCAGTGTCGAAAGCTTCGCTGTCGAGCTCAAGCACTGGCCCGCCGATGCGGCCAGGCAGCTCGACGCCATGATTGCCGCCAATGCCCACAAAGGTAACTACGCGGTGTTCGACATGGACAACACCAGCTATCGCTATGACCTTGAAGAAGCGCTGCTACCGTTCATGGAAAACAAGGGCCTGCTGACCCGCGACAAGCTCGACCCGTCGCTCAAGCTGATCCCGTTCAAGGACACTGCTGGGCACAAGGAAAGCCTGTTCAGTTACTACTACCGGCTGTGCGAGATCGACGACATGGTCTGCTACCCGTGGGTGGCACAGGTGTTTGCCGGTTTTACGCTCAAGGAGCTGAAGGCTCAGGTCGATGAGCTGATGGCCTCCGCCAAGCCAATCCCCAGCACCTATTTCGAAGGTGACCAGCTCAAGTCCATCGAGGTGCAGCCACCGAAGGTCTTCACTGGCCAGGCCGAGCTGTACAACAAGCTGATGGAAAACGGTATCGAGGTCTACGTGATCTCGGCGGCCTCGGAAGAGTTGGTGCGCATGGTCGCTTCCGATCCCAAGTACGGCTACAACGTCAAACCTCAGAACGTGATTGGCGTCAGCCTGTTGCTCAAGGATCGCGCCAATGGCCAGCTGACCACGGCGCGCAAGCAGATCGCTGCCGGGCACTATGACGCCAAGGCCAACGACGGACTGGAGCTGACGCCTTACCTGTGGACCCCGGCGACTTGGATGGCCGGCAAGCAGGCGGCGATCCTCACCTACATCGATGAATGGAAGAAACCGGTGCTGGTGGGCGGTGATACACCGACCAGTGATGGCTACATGCAGTTTCATGGGGTGGATGTGAGCAAGGGCGGCATCCACCTGTGGATAAACCGCAAGGCCAAGTACATGGACCAGTTGAACGGGATGATCGCGAAGCATGCGGCGGCGCAGGCCAAGGAAGGGTTGCCGGTGACCGCAGACAAGAACTGGGTGATCGTGACGCCGGAGCAGATTCAGTAA
- a CDS encoding L-cystine transporter yields the protein MNLPLSLNLLAFLALLLGLAQTRRTNWSLAKKVLLGLALGVAFGLVLHTVYGAGHPVLKATISWLDLVGNGYVGLLQMIVMPLIFASILSAVARLHNASSLGRISVLSIGTLLLTTAIAALIGIVLTNLFGLSAEGLVAGAQESARMQVIHSDYAGKVADLNIPQLLLSFIPSNPVGDLARAKPTSIISVVIFAVFVGLAALQLIKDDAQKGERALSAIDTLQAWVMRLVRVVMKLTPYGVLALMTKVVASSNMEDILKLGSFVVVSYLGLALMFVVHGIILAATGVSPLRFFRKVWPVLTFAFTSRSSAASIPLNIEAQTRRLGVPQSIASFSASFGTTIGQNGCAGLYPAMLAVMVAPAVGIDTFDPLWIATLVAIVTLSSAGVAGVGGGATFAALIVLPAMGLPVELVALLISVEPLIDMGRTALNVNGSMTAGVVTSQLLKETDKEVLGGDEHAELSHS from the coding sequence ATGAACCTGCCGTTGTCTCTCAACCTGCTGGCGTTCCTGGCCTTGCTGCTGGGCCTGGCGCAAACCCGCCGCACCAACTGGAGCCTGGCCAAGAAAGTACTGCTGGGCCTGGCGCTCGGCGTGGCGTTCGGCCTGGTCCTGCATACCGTTTACGGTGCTGGCCACCCGGTACTCAAGGCCACCATCAGCTGGCTCGACCTGGTCGGCAACGGCTACGTCGGGCTGCTGCAGATGATCGTCATGCCGCTGATCTTCGCCTCGATCCTCAGCGCCGTGGCCCGCCTGCACAACGCCTCGTCACTGGGCCGCATCAGCGTGCTGAGCATTGGCACGCTGCTGCTGACCACCGCCATCGCCGCGCTGATCGGCATTGTCCTGACCAACCTCTTCGGCCTGAGCGCCGAAGGCCTGGTGGCCGGCGCCCAGGAAAGCGCGCGCATGCAGGTTATCCACAGTGACTACGCCGGCAAGGTCGCCGACCTGAATATTCCGCAGTTGCTGCTGTCGTTCATCCCGAGCAACCCGGTCGGTGACCTGGCCCGGGCCAAGCCGACCTCGATCATCAGCGTGGTGATCTTCGCCGTGTTCGTTGGCCTGGCTGCGCTGCAACTGATCAAGGACGATGCGCAGAAGGGCGAGCGCGCCCTGTCGGCCATCGATACCCTGCAGGCCTGGGTGATGCGCCTGGTGCGCGTGGTCATGAAGCTCACCCCTTATGGCGTACTGGCGCTGATGACCAAAGTGGTGGCCAGCTCGAACATGGAAGACATCCTCAAGCTCGGCAGTTTCGTGGTGGTGTCTTACCTGGGCCTGGCGCTGATGTTCGTGGTCCACGGCATCATCCTCGCCGCTACCGGCGTGAGCCCGCTGCGCTTCTTCCGCAAGGTCTGGCCGGTGCTGACCTTTGCCTTCACCAGCCGCTCGAGCGCCGCCAGCATCCCGCTGAACATCGAAGCGCAAACCCGCCGCCTGGGCGTGCCGCAGTCGATTGCCAGCTTCAGTGCATCGTTCGGCACCACGATTGGCCAGAACGGCTGCGCCGGGCTCTATCCCGCCATGCTGGCCGTGATGGTGGCGCCTGCGGTGGGCATCGATACCTTCGACCCGCTGTGGATAGCGACCCTGGTGGCGATCGTGACGCTGAGTTCGGCGGGGGTTGCCGGCGTGGGTGGCGGTGCGACCTTTGCCGCGCTGATCGTGCTGCCAGCCATGGGCCTGCCGGTCGAGCTGGTGGCGCTGCTGATTTCGGTTGAGCCGCTGATCGACATGGGCCGCACGGCGTTGAACGTGAATGGCTCGATGACTGCTGGCGTTGTGACCAGCCAGTTGCTGAAAGAGACCGACAAGGAAGTGCTGGGCGGCGATGAGCATGCCGAGCTGAGCCATAGCTGA
- a CDS encoding dihydrofolate reductase yields MNTSLPLSLIAAHAENRVIGIDNSMPWHLPGDFKYFKATTLGKPIIMGRKTWDSLGRPLPGRLNIVVSRQPGLQLVGAEVFSSLEAAVTRAEQWAREQGVDELMLIGGAQLYGQALEKGLVSRMYLTRVELSPEGDAWFPEFDEGQWKLVSSEARAEEGKPAYYFEVWDKV; encoded by the coding sequence ATGAATACATCACTCCCCCTCAGCCTGATCGCGGCTCACGCCGAGAACCGCGTGATCGGCATCGACAACTCCATGCCCTGGCACCTGCCAGGGGACTTCAAGTACTTCAAGGCCACCACCCTTGGCAAGCCGATCATCATGGGGCGCAAGACCTGGGACTCACTGGGCCGGCCGTTGCCGGGGCGGTTGAACATCGTGGTCAGCCGGCAGCCGGGGTTGCAACTGGTTGGCGCTGAAGTGTTCAGCTCGCTTGAAGCAGCGGTGACGCGGGCCGAGCAATGGGCGCGGGAGCAGGGTGTGGATGAGTTGATGCTGATTGGCGGGGCGCAGCTGTATGGGCAGGCGCTGGAGAAGGGGCTGGTGAGCCGGATGTACCTGACGCGGGTCGAGCTGTCGCCGGAGGGTGATGCCTGGTTCCCGGAGTTCGATGAGGGCCAGTGGAAGTTGGTGTCGAGCGAGGCGCGGGCTGAAGAAGGCAAGCCGGCTTACTACTTCGAGGTTTGGGACAAAGTTTGA
- a CDS encoding DUF2868 domain-containing protein, translating to MEDPVTAPTPLDKRWLTEAVRLREEHAGLLDDQEANRHARQQAGDLAARIETRALWLAERDGMTTALRHWKQGARLALLALMLLAIFSGAGLAFAALGDGQRPVNVFWALGSLLGLNLLMLLGWAVGFALSGEHGASLGRLWLWLSERFARDAKAAHLAPALLVLLQRQRLNRWLLGALVHGLWLLAMLAALVMLLTLLATRRYGFVWETTLLAADPFIHLTQALGALPSLLGFAVPDEAMIRASGDTLPALDIARQAWASWLLGVVLVYGLLPRLLLAGLCLWRWRQGRERLTLDLSLPGYAQLRDALMPRSERIGVQDAAPDALPQFQAGQLESGSSGALLVGLELDDQHPWPPALPKAVTDAGVLDNRESRNKLLEQLSRFPPARLAIACDPRRSPDRGSLALLAELARHAGATRVWLLQSAPGQALDAQRLGDWHDALDRLGLPHADTSPLTWLEHGHD from the coding sequence ATGGAAGACCCTGTGACTGCACCGACTCCACTGGACAAGCGCTGGCTCACCGAAGCGGTACGCCTGCGCGAAGAACATGCCGGCCTGCTGGACGACCAGGAGGCCAACCGCCACGCCCGCCAGCAGGCCGGCGACCTGGCGGCGCGCATCGAAACCCGTGCGCTGTGGCTGGCCGAACGCGATGGCATGACCACGGCCTTGCGCCACTGGAAGCAGGGCGCACGCCTGGCGCTGCTGGCCTTGATGCTGCTGGCCATTTTCAGCGGCGCAGGCCTGGCCTTCGCCGCGCTGGGCGACGGGCAACGCCCGGTCAACGTGTTCTGGGCCCTGGGCAGCCTGCTCGGGCTGAACTTGCTGATGCTGCTGGGCTGGGCCGTGGGTTTTGCCTTGAGCGGCGAGCACGGCGCCAGCCTCGGTCGCCTGTGGTTGTGGTTGAGTGAACGCTTCGCCCGCGATGCCAAGGCCGCGCACCTGGCGCCGGCGCTGCTGGTACTGCTGCAACGCCAGCGCCTGAACCGCTGGCTGCTGGGCGCCCTAGTACACGGTCTGTGGCTACTGGCGATGCTCGCCGCCCTGGTCATGCTCCTGACCTTGCTGGCTACCCGCCGGTACGGCTTCGTCTGGGAAACCACGCTGCTTGCCGCCGACCCGTTCATTCACCTGACCCAAGCCCTCGGCGCACTGCCCTCACTGCTTGGTTTCGCCGTACCGGACGAGGCCATGATCCGCGCCAGCGGCGACACCCTCCCCGCCCTGGATATCGCCCGCCAGGCTTGGGCCAGCTGGCTGCTCGGCGTGGTGTTGGTGTACGGCCTGCTGCCGCGCCTGCTGCTGGCCGGGCTGTGCCTGTGGCGCTGGCGCCAGGGCCGTGAGCGGCTGACGCTTGACCTCAGCCTGCCCGGCTACGCGCAGCTGCGCGACGCCCTGATGCCCCGCAGCGAGCGCATCGGCGTGCAGGATGCTGCCCCCGATGCGCTGCCACAGTTTCAGGCCGGCCAGCTGGAAAGCGGCAGCAGCGGCGCCCTGCTGGTGGGGCTGGAACTGGACGACCAGCACCCCTGGCCGCCCGCCCTGCCCAAGGCAGTGACCGACGCTGGCGTGCTCGACAACCGCGAATCACGCAACAAGCTGCTCGAACAGCTCAGCCGTTTCCCGCCAGCGCGCCTGGCCATCGCCTGCGACCCACGCCGCTCGCCCGACCGCGGCAGCCTGGCGCTGCTCGCAGAGCTGGCACGCCATGCTGGCGCCACACGCGTCTGGCTGCTTCAGTCAGCTCCCGGCCAAGCCCTGGACGCCCAGCGCCTGGGTGACTGGCACGACGCCCTTGATCGCCTCGGCCTGCCCCATGCCGACACCTCGCCCCTGACCTGGCTGGAGCATGGCCATGACTGA